From the Bacillus sp. E(2018) genome, the window CAATACGGACCGCATCCACAAGATCCTTTGTGCTGCCAGATGTTGAAATTCCAATCACTACATCTTCTTCTGTAGCGAGTGCCGCATTCATAGCAATAATATGAGAATCGACTACGCATTCAACATTAAAGCCAATTCGCATGAAACGGTATTTAGCATCTGTTGCTGTGATGCCGGAAGAACCTACTCCAAAAAAGTAAATCTTTCGCGCTCCAAGCAATTTTTCAGAAATCCTTTCAAGATTATTTTCATCGATTAAACCTAGCGTATCTTGAATAAAACCTGTATTTTGAGCCGTGATTTTTTTAGCGATAACTTCAATGCTATCGGTATCTTCAATTTTTCCATAGACGGATTCATTTGGATTTACAAGGTTTTGCGCTACGGCTAGCTTAAATTCTTGATAGCCTTTATAGCCAAGCTTTCTGCAAAAACGAATGACGGTCGTTTCTCCAACATCTGCTTTTTCAGACAGATCAGTAACAGAATAATAGACGGCTTCGTGCGTATCAGCCGTAATCACATCTGCAACCTTTTGTTCAGCTTTTGTTAGAGATTTATAAATGCTTGGGATTAATACTAATGGACTTGTTGTTTGTAATGTTGCTATCTTCATG encodes:
- a CDS encoding MurR/RpiR family transcriptional regulator gives rise to the protein MKIATLQTTSPLVLIPSIYKSLTKAEQKVADVITADTHEAVYYSVTDLSEKADVGETTVIRFCRKLGYKGYQEFKLAVAQNLVNPNESVYGKIEDTDSIEVIAKKITAQNTGFIQDTLGLIDENNLERISEKLLGARKIYFFGVGSSGITATDAKYRFMRIGFNVECVVDSHIIAMNAALATEEDVVIGISTSGSTKDLVDAVRIAKENGAFVICLTNHNRSPITKYADEILLAASRETPLQGGSFAAKMAQLHLLDILTTVVLLQRKEQSITAIEKTAKAVLDKMY